In Candidatus Omnitrophota bacterium, one genomic interval encodes:
- a CDS encoding elongation factor Tu produces the protein PIAMEKELRFAIREGGRTVGAGVVAEIYE, from the coding sequence GCCGATCGCGATGGAGAAGGAATTGCGTTTCGCGATTCGAGAAGGTGGCCGTACGGTTGGTGCCGGCGTCGTCGCCGAAATCTACGAGTAG